In Hermetia illucens chromosome 5, iHerIll2.2.curated.20191125, whole genome shotgun sequence, a single window of DNA contains:
- the LOC119656704 gene encoding eukaryotic translation initiation factor 3 subunit F-1, producing the protein MSNLNLTVRVHPVVLFQIVDAFERRNADSHRVIGTLLGTVDKGVIEVTNCFCVPHKEHDDQVEAELSYALDLYDLNKRVNPNESIVGWWATGNEVTNHSSVIHEYYARECNNPIHLTVDTSLQGARMGLKAYLCVQLGVPGGKMGCMFTPINVEVTCYEPEVVGLQLCQKTVGVSNPNRPKTVSPMLDLAQISEASVKLQGLLEQMLAYVEDVLAERQQPDNAVGRAILDLIHSVPNMSPEQFNQMFNSNIKDLLMVVTLSQLIKTQLQLNEKLTFLSTN; encoded by the coding sequence ATGTCGAACTTAAATTTAACCGTGCGCGTTCACCCCGTCGTCCTATTTCAAATAGTGGACGCCTTTGAACGTCGCAACGCAGACTCGCATCGTGTGATTGGTACTTTGCTCGGAACCGTGGACAAGGGCGTCATTGAGGTTACAAACTGTTTCTGTGTACCACACAAGGAACATGACGACCAAGTAGAAGCCGAACTCAGCTACGCCTTGGATTTGTACGACCTGAACAAGCGAGTGAACCCGAACGAGAGCATCGTTGGCTGGTGGGCTACAGGCAATGAAGTGACCAACCACAGTTCCGTCATCCACGAATACTACGCCCGCGAATGCAACAATCCCATCCATTTGACTGTGGACACGTCGCTGCAAGGCGCCCGGATGGGACTCAAGGCTTACTTGTGCGTCCAACTTGGAGTGCCCGGTGGCAAGATGGGCTGCATGTTCACCCCAATCAATGTCGAAGTGACTTGCTACGAACCGGAGGTTGTCGGACTGCAACTGTGCCAAAAGACCGTTGGCGTCTCGAACCCCAACCGGCCGAAAACAGTTTCCCCCATGTTGGACTTGGCACAAATTTCCGAAGCCTCTGTGAAGTTACAAGGACTCCTCGAGCAGATGCTGGCATACGTTGAGGATGTCTTGGCCGAACGACAGCAACCAGATAACGCCGTGGGACGCGCTATCCTCGATTTGATTCACTCAGTACCGAACATGTCGCCGGAACAATTCAACCAAATGTTCAACTCGAACATTAAGGACCTTTTGATGGTTGTAACTCTGTCACAACTGATCAAAACGCAGCTGCAACTGAACGAGAAACTCACATTCTTGTCGACAAACTAA
- the LOC119656703 gene encoding uncharacterized protein LOC119656703, with product MEDTGLDINYADLSRPQVIAKYLENLRVLKRIAEHNWQISSRQFDDYIYTQYFAFGRNIGTFTSLYSNYQWVGGNGAELVKQIMDRKQKILLWMLYLFIALLFISYKHEASTIVLRNIQTLIYPGMKLWRKMTLPVISKFPGLTELYDESCLIMNPFFKVDDLSCEPCADVMNVLDFTHVKQTSNLVPFIFKINQEPVFMSDLFEVYKANKDVFRRDAYRVKSTNRDVTNLDEMFQDFNRTHQIPSHNLWRCNRMPPARQLRQMFVRPSRLPATGLALERFLSIDTKDAPVYPLPDAECENMYIQQALGTRTIILRPAVECRHICRTISVRLPQSFVLSYNWWYWKPISLPDQLTNSMSISLIGSYC from the exons ATGGAAGACACCGGATTGGATATAAATTATGCGGATCTCTCACGGCCGCAAGTGATAGCGAAGTATCTGGAGAATTTGCGTGTACTCAAAAGAATTGCCGAACACAACTGGCAAATAAGCTCGCGGCAATTCGATGATTACATTTATACGCAGTATTTTGCGTTCGGTCGTAACATTGGCACCTTCACAAGTTTGTACAGCAACTACCAATGGGTGGGCGGAAATggagctgaattggttaaacaaATTATGGACCGGAAGCAGAAGATTCTCCTGTGGATGCTGTACCTCTTCATTGCGTTGCTCTTCATATCATACAAACATGAAGCGTCGACGATTGTCTTGCGCAACATCCAAACTTTGATCTATCCCGGCATGAAACTGTGGCGCAAGATGACTTTGCCGGTGATAAGCAAATTCCCGGGACTCACGGAATTGTACGACGAGTCGTGTTTAATCATGAATCCTTTCTTCAAAGTGGATGACTTGAGCTGcgaaccgtgcgcggatgtgATGAATGTGTTGGACTTTACGCACGTTAAGCAAACCAGCAATTTGGTGCCTTTTATATTTAAG ataaaccAAGAGCCCGTTTTTATGTCGGACCTCTTTGAAGTCTATAAAGCCAATAAAGATGTTTTCCGTAGAGATGCCTATCGTGTCAAGTCAACAAATCGTGATGTCACCAATCTGGATGAAATGTTCCAGGATTTCAATCGAACTCACCAGATTCCAAGCCATAATTTATGGCGATGTAATCGCATGCCGCCTGCACGCCAATTAAGACAGATGTTCGTCCGACCCAGTCGTCTTCCAGCAACTGGGCTTGCATTGGAACGATTTTTGTCAATAGATACCAAGGATGCACCAGTGTATCCACTTCCGGATGCTGAATgtgaaaatatgtatatacaacAGGCGTTAGGAACGCGTACAATAATATTACGTCCAGCCGTGGAATGCCGGCACATATGCCGAACGATTTCTGTTCGTTTGCCCCAGTCATTTGTTC TGAGCTACAACTGGTGGTATTGGAAGCCGATATCTTTGCCAGATCAATTGACCAACTCAATGTCAATCAGCCTAATCGGATCCTATTGTTAG
- the LOC119657930 gene encoding transmembrane protein 41 homolog, whose product METENLINNNVTKHDKRPMSDDDRRATKKSLVILLAIFFCSSIAMFYVYLMFPELDESEKQHLKIPLDIDDAKMLAKLLDQYKDMYYFEVMFGVVLLYIFLQTFAIPGSLFLSILSGFLYAFPIALTLVCFCSALGATLCYLLSQLVGRRLVRHFFPQRAETWSRQVDKHRDSLFSYMMFLRITPFLPNWFINLVAPVIGVPMFPFVFGTFFGVAPPSIIAIQAGKTLHSMTSSKDAFSFNSMIILSICALLSLVPAVFKNKFKSKLE is encoded by the exons ATGGAAACGGAAAATCTAATCAACAATA ATGTGACCAAGCACGACAAGCGTCCCATGTCGGACGACGATCGCAGAGCAACCAAGAAATCGCTCGTAATTTTACTTGCCATTTTCTTTTGCAGCTCAATTGCAATGTTTTACGTGTATCTAATGTTCCCCGAGTTGGATGA GTCGGAAAAGCAGCACCTCAAGATCCCGCTGGACATTGACGACGCCAAAATGCTAGCCAAACTCCTTGATCAGTACAAGGATATGTACTACTTCGAAGTGATGTTTGGAGTCGTGCTGCTGTATATTTT cttacaaaccTTCGCCATTCCAGGATCATTATTTCTCTCCATCCTCAGTGGGTTCCTGTACGCTTTTCCTATCGCTCTCACGCTCGTCTGCTTCTGCTCCGCACTAGGCGCCACCCTCTGCTATCTTCTCTCACAACTGGTCGGACGACGGCTGGTCCGCCACTTCTTCCCGCAGCGAGCTGAAACGTGGTCACGCCAGGTGGATAAACATCGCGACAGCCTCTTCAGCTACATGATGTTCCTGCGGATAACGCCTTTCTTGCCAAATTGGTTTATCAACCTGGTCGCGCCCGTGATAGGTGTGCCGATGTTCCCGTTCGTGTTCGGCACGTTCTTTGGAGTAGCGCCGCCCTCGATCATAGCCATTCAAGCTGGGAAAACTCTGCACTCGATGACCAGTTCCAAGGACGCGTTTTCATTCAATTCCATGATCATTTTGAGTATTTGCGCGCTTCTGTCGCTGGTGCCAGCCGTGTTCAAGAATAAGTTCAAGAGCAAACTTGAATGA